A genome region from Gossypium hirsutum isolate 1008001.06 chromosome A04, Gossypium_hirsutum_v2.1, whole genome shotgun sequence includes the following:
- the LOC121228194 gene encoding transcription factor PIF1 has product MDPQTSVSDFISNISGHKDVGESSQNHGDEVLPHSLTIAAFVGQDDYFQNAFVMTSSFQTHPINQNPQGIEFPEEISLEPDSGQSNQRKRKLFELENSKCLQQEVAGVSQGLERNQNEQQQPKQKRRGKLHTISERRRRERIRGKIQALQELIPNCNKWDKASILDDAINCIKSLKVQVEMMSMARGAFYQVPYMLQAVMHMRAGMVGMCFSSGLPTMPAASPFSEPADLPLMSGTGTRNLGLPLLQMPFFHSQLPLPAAATPTMFPNYLTAVDT; this is encoded by the exons ATGGACCCTCAAACGTCTGTCTCTGATTTCATTTCCAATATTTCAGGCCACAAAGACGTGGGAGAGTCGTCTCAGAATCATGGGGATGAGGTGCTTCCTCATTCTTTAACCATTGCTGCGTTTGTAGGACAAGATGATTACTTTCAAAATGCTTTTGTTATGACTTCGAGTTTCCAGACTCACCCAATAAACCAGAACCCGCAAGGCATTGAATTTCCCGAGGAGATTTCACTCGAACCTGATTCAGGACAGTCCAACCAGAGGAAAAGAAAACTCTTTGAATTAGAAAACTCGAAATGTCTCCAACAA GAGGTTGCAGGGGTGTCTCAAGGACTTGAGAGGAACCAAAATGAGCAGCAGCAGCCTAAACAAAAACGTCGTGGTAAATTGCATACGATTTCAGAGAGG CGGCGCAGGGAGCGTATTAGAGGAAAGATTCAAGCTTTGCAAGAATTGATACCTAACTGTAACAAG TGGGACAAAGCTTCGATTCTGGACGATGCAATTAACTGTATTAAATCACTAAAAGTTCAAGTTGAA ATGATGTCAATGGCAAGAGGAGCTTTTTATCAAGTTCCATACATGTTACAAGCAGTAATGCACATGAGAGCAGGGATGGTTGGCATGTGTTTTTCATCTGGTCTTCCTACAATGCCAGCAGCATCTCCATTTTCAGAACCAGCAGACCTGCCACTAATGTCTGGAACTGGAACCAGAAATCTTGGCCTCCCACTTCTTCAAATGCCATTTTTTCATTCACAGTTACCACTACCAGCAGCTGCCACTCCAACAATGTTCCCAAATTATCTTACAGCTGTTGATACATAA